GTCCGGCCGGACACAAGACAAAGGAGCAGCTGCGAGGTGTCCCCCTCCACACCATACCACGGCCGGGCTCGCGTGGCCCACGTCTCCAGGGACCCAGATGGAGGGGACTCTAGCCCGTGGACATGTCCCAAGAGTCTGCTATTCCATAAGAGTGGTGCTGCGACCAGGTGACCAGGTGTCCTGCTGGGTGACACCCTTCAGGCCGCAGGCACGGGGCTGGATCCTGAAGCAAGACCTGGAAAGCCCTCTTCTGCTTTTTGGGGAGAGCGGCCCGGGCCAGGCCTGCACGGGAGAGCAGAGCAAGAAAGAACGGGCGCTTCTGGAGAAACATGCCCCGGCTCTCCACCGGCGCGTGAGAGGCTGCGGAGGCCGGTTTTCTGAACGCCGTGTGGAAGGTGGATCCCGGCTCCGGGAAGTTAGGCTTCTGAGACGAGGGACTCTTCCTTTAAAACCCAAGCGAGCCTGGGCACTGCGTGAAAAGAAAGAGCAGCCCCAGAGGCCCAGTCTGGTGGGACAAAGGAGACTCAGACGGCCTCCACAAGTGACCTGGAGAAGAGCAGATGTGTACAGGGCCCAGGGCTCAGAGACCACCGCCCTGGGATGGagcccctctccctccaggcCTCAGAGCCACAGAGGAAAGGGGTGAAGGAGCCAAGGACGGCAGGTGCGCTTCTACTGCCGGCCCAGAGCCAGAGCCCGTCCCCGGCTAGCTGCGCAGAGACCCCGCTGCTGTGGCCTGGCACCCCCACGGACACAACAGGGGACCTGGCCGGTCTGTCTGCCTCTGAGGCAGATGGGAGCGGATGTTTCTAAGACTTTCCGGGGAGGGTGAGGCGGGCGACAGACACGCCCTGCCTGGAAACGCGCGCTGCTTCCTGAGCCGATGTGAGGGCGACAGCGTCACGACTCATTCTGCAGAGAGAGGCCTGGACGGCCCAGGCCGGAGATGGAGGGCCAGGCAGGGAAGCCCGGGCTTCCTGGCAAACAAGAGCCTGTGCTCCCGCGGTCCCCTTCCGGGGCCGCCGAGAACAGAGACTAAGGCTGACTCCCGGCTCCGCAGGTTCTCTCGCGTCCCGCCAGGGAGGAGGCGGGTCCCCAGGGAAGTCGCCGTGCTGGCCGTGGGTGATGAAGCGTGAACGTGAAGGCTCCCAGGGCAGGTGCACCGCCACGCGCCCATGACGCGTCCTAAGTCTCCACGCGCAGGTGGGATCCGGGGCCCCGGGCAGAGGTCTGAGGTGCGGGCGGAGGCGCGGATTACAAGGGTCCGTACTTGGTCTCGTACTTGGACACGATGGTCTTGCACTTGCCCACCTCCTTGCGCAGCTCGGCCACCTCCGTCCGCAGGGCCGTGTTCTCCTTCTCCAGGAAGGCCGCCCGGATGGTGATCTGGTTCTCCTTCAGGCGCCGCGCGTCCCGGGACCGCTTGGCTGCCACGTTGTTCTTCTTGCGTCTCGTCCAGTACTTTTCGTCCTGTGGGGAGGGGTCAGTCCTCCGTGGGTCTGTCCTCTTCCCCGCGAGGGagcccaccctcccctcctctcagcATGCCACCCCCAGGTCCCTCTTGGAACCCATGTGGTGCAGCTGGCACGAAGGCCGGGCCTCCAGGGAAAGGGGCCGCGAGCGCGGGGGGCCGGTTGCCCTGCCTGCTCCCGTTCCCGGGGAGGCAGGAAGAGACACCAAATCTGCGGGGGCACCTGCGGTGGCAGGAAGGCAGCCCCACTCGCGGGTGGCCTGCTCGGCACTGCTCCAGCGTAAAGCACTGTCTGTCTTCCTGTCTACGCTCCGGCTGTGGCTAAGGGCCTGCACCCTGGGTCCCATCCTGAGTTCAGCCCCGGTCCTGTTAACCTCTCAATGTCCCCGGCCCCTCATCTTTACAATGGGGATGAGAGCTGGAACTGGCTCCCGGGTGGCATGAGATTAAATGAGTTAGGATGTACAAGGTGCTTATACCAGCACTGGCCTGACTTACAGCAAGGACCACGTAAAGTTCACCATTTTCactgtggtttatttatttatttattttgctttttttttgtctttttagggctgcatctgtggcatgtggaggttcccaggctaggggttcaatcagagctgcagctgctggcccacgccacagccacagcaatgccagatctgggccacgtctgtgacctaaaccacagctcatggcaatgccagatccttcacccagaGAGCAAGACgtgggatcaaacccgaatcctcatggataccagtcgggtttgttaccactgagccacaatgggaactcccattgttacTATTTTAAAGCCTCAGAAACCTTTCAAGAGGCAGGTATGGTTATTGCCACCTTACAGACGAGGAACCTGAGGCCCAGCTAGGTCTGGTGGCAAAGtggatctgaacccaggtctcCCTGATTCTAAAGCTTAGGCGAAAAGTCCTTCTGAAGAGCGTTTCATAGGATGGAATGGAAAAACTGCCAaatcctcctctccttcctccctcccagttCCTACAAAACCATCTGCTTGCAGGCTGCTTGCCCGTCCCTGGGGATGGCAATACACagctctctctgtccctcagagCAAGGGCTTCTTCACCCCAGTTGCCGTGGCCCAGGAAGCAGGAGCATCGACACAGCCGGCTGCcgggaagaaaagagaagctgcGGGGAGTCACGCTGGGGCCAGACAGCACCTGGCTCCCTTTCTGTCTGTCAACTGCTGCAGGACAGGGCTCTAAGCTCTAAGCTCTGAGCTCATGACTTTCTAAACATGTCCACAAGGAGGGTGGGTCCTTGAGATGAAGTCAAACATGAGGAAGCACAGCCCGTGGCTCCTGAACCAACACTGTACCTTGGCGACAGCAGATATACCAGCTTACCTTCTGCTCATCGGGGACAAAGACCTTCTTGGCCTTCTTGATCATGGGCTGGGGCTTCAGGTCCTCCTCTGCAAACTTGTGCTTCCGAGGGTTGAACAGCTCCCCGCCTGGCACACTGGACAGAACCAGGTCGGCGGGGTCGGGGTTGAAGTTCACATCCACCTCCACGCAGTTGGGGTCGATGGGACTGGgtgtctccctctccttttccagGGAGGATTCTGAAAGACACAGAGGCAGGTGGTCCTGAAACAGTCTAGGCTCAGTGGATAGTAAAAACTCACATCCCACGCCCAGGCACCTGCTTGAATCTTAAGGTTGCGCGAACCACTGCCGTTCGGAGGGAAGAAAAACCACAACAGCATCAGCCCCTGGCCAGACTGGCGTGTGTGATTCCACTCAACAATGCACGTGTGGAAAGAATTTTTCCCTTTAGGAACAAAATGCtcaaaaggaaacagaggccctcGAAAAAGACCGGATTTTCcaattgtttttttcctcccgGAAATGTTAGGCAAAATATTCAATCATTATGCCCCCATAGCTTCCCGTGGGTTCAAGTTTTCAAATAATGAGGAACAGCTGATTACGGTGAACTACAGACTGAATAATGAAATGGTTTCCAAGTCCAAATCCCTTGAGGCAAGTCAATCCTTTGTGCTCATTTAGTCTAACGATGACTCTGAAAGGGAGATGGGTGTTAATCTcatcttacaggtgaggaaactcaGGTTCAAAGAAATGACATGGTTTCCCCCTGCTCCCAGGGATGGCACCCTGGGTCTGGTTGCCTCTGAATCCTTGCTCTTCTCTGCCCTGTCGGGCTGTGGCTTTACGGTGGACACTGGGTTAAAGAATTCAAAGGTTATGTGTTACTAGACATTATTACAAAACAATATCTTTAGCCTGCTCGTTCAGTGCTACTGCCAGGAGTACAGAAAATAATTATTCAGTTAACAGATACTTACTGGACACCTGGTACATACCAGGGACCGTCCTGGCAAAGACAAAGCAGTGAACAAAACCAGCAAAAGTCCTTCCCTGCATGGAATGTTATTCTAGCAAAGAAGGCTGACGTTACAGAAGCTAAACTACAAATAACTATGTAAAAGCAGTAGATGCCTTGTGGATATCTGGGAAAAGAACATTTCAGAAAGAGTGAACACCAAGCGCATGGTCTATTCCGACAAGCACGGGGATCCTCAAGGAAGAATAAAGGAGGCTGATGCGGCTGGAGTGAATGACTGAGCGGGGAGATAACAGGACAGGCCCAGAGCAGAAAACATAgggcctctggagttccctggtggctcagtaagctaaggacctggcattatcactgctgtggctcaggttgctgtttggcacaggttcagtctctggaccaggaacttcgGTTTATGGTGGGTACCCCCGCACCACCAAACCAAACACAGGGCCTTTAATCACAATAAAGCAGTGATTCTCATAAGGGGACAGTTTGGTTCTGCAGCAAATAGGTGACCACGTTAGGCTGGAGCGGTGTGTTCTATTGGCATCTAGTGAGTGgaagccaaggatgctgctacACATCCCATGATGCCCAGCACAgtcctgcccccccccaaccaaaaaaTTATCTGGTCTGAATGCCAACAGTGCCAAATGTCAACAGCTGACCTTCACCCTGAGATGCAAGAAGTTACTGGAGAGTTCTCAGCAGAGGCTGACATGGTCAGACTTAGGTTTTAACTGGATCAAGCACATAAACTAATCATATCCGATTAGAAGGGGTTAATTACAAACAGGGATGCGCGTCAGAGTGCTGAAGGGCCAGGAACCAAGGCAGTAACTGTGGGAATAAACCACAAACAGCCACGGTTCCACAGGCCGACAACGAGAACGCCCCTGCCCTGCTGGAGGGAGTCTAAATGGCTACTGCCACTCTGCACAACATTTGGCAGCGTCTACAAAAGCTGCCTGTGTGCAGGGCTGATGACCCAGCCACTCTAGTCCTCAGGAAACACCCAACAGAAATGCGTACAGGTGTTCGCCAAAGACACGGACACAAACATTTGCGGCAGTGCTACACGTAAGCCCAAACTAGAAACACTTTGTGTGTCCTTAGCTGTAGGGAGCACAACTGCGGTGTGGTCGTACAGCACACGGCCTGCCGTCCAGCAACGAAATGAACAGGGTCCGGCTACAGGCAACACCACGGATGATTTTTATAAACAGCTGAGGAAAGACGCGAGACCCAAAAGAATACATACGACTTCTGTCTTTTCTACAGAAaatttttctactgaaaaattCAGAGGGGGAGCTCTCCTTTCACGTCTACCATGTGTGCAGTTCTTCCATACAGATCTTCCTGCATCTGTATGGTGATTTTGTCTGTGTCCCGGGAGTATTCTGTAAGTTATGTTGGTAGTTACTGACACCCATATAATGTGTACGTTACTATAAAGCTAGCTACAGGAAGCCATAAACGTGAACGTATAAACGTAATGAGCTTAtaattgtgaaaaacaaaaaaaaagagtagagttcccactgtggcacagcaggttggggatctggcattgtctctgtgggggcacaggtttgatccctgggctggagcaggggcattgccacagctgtggtgtgggtcagagccaccgctcagatttgatccctggcctgggaacggccaaaaaaaataaaataaaataaataacacataatATACAGTTCCATTTAAAGGACATGGTGACGAACGAATCTCTGGTAGTGGAAATAAGGAGCGTGATGACCCCTGGGGAGTAATGACTGACTCCCCAGGGGAGAGAACGGGATTGGAAGGTACCTCTGGAACACCAAGAGCATCCTCTAGCCTGATGTGGGTGATAGTTACACGGGTGGGTTTGCTCTGTGATGATTCAGCAAGTGGTATACCTGTGACATGGGCACTTCTGGGTTCCCTACTTCATCAAGAACGTGTACTTAAAATCAAAGGCGAATGTCACCCAGGTGGTCTAAGATATAagaggaggcaagaaaaaaaaaaaaaaaaaaacacaggaaaaaatggatGTTTccttgtggtgaagtgggttaaggatctggtgttgccacagctctggcccaggtcacaactgtggcatggttcaatccctggcccaggaacttccacatgccctgggtatggcccctccaccccccaaaatagGGCTCATTTCTAGCTCTGTCTCCTACCCACACATGGAACCAGCTTTGCAGGACAACCTGACCAACACAAAAGTGAAATGGcttcgggagttcctgctgtggtgcaagcggaaatgaatccaactagtatccatgaggatgcaggttcagtccctggcctcacccaatgggttaaggatccagtgttgccatgagctgtggtgtaggtcacaaactcagcttggatccagcgttgctgtagcttcagtgtaggccagcagctgcagctccaattagacccctagcctgggaacttccatatgctgcacctgaggccctaaaaagaaaaaaagaaaaaaaaaaaaaaggcagggggggAAACTGGCTTCAAAGAAGAATTTGGCTGGGATTAGCTAAAGCCTCTAAATCTGAGCAGTTTACAGGAAAGAAACGAGGGGCACAGGAACATGCTAAAAAGCCGTATATGGATAGAGTCAGAAAAAATCCAGCACGTGCAAAACACTACAGGATGAAAAAATTCAgcttattcaacaaataaatcacagagaaataaaaaggagaaggGACCCCATAGATTATAAGCGATTTAAGAGACATAACTGGACTTCTtgtcgcggctcagtgggttaagaacatgaatagtatccatgaggatgtgggttcgattcctggcccccctcagtgggttaaagatccggcattgccctaagctgtggtgtaggtcacagatgcaactcagatctggcgttgctgtggccctggcgtaggctggcggctgtagttctgattagacccctaggctgggaacttccatatgcgatgcatatggccctaaaaagaaaagaaaaagaaaaaaaaaaaaaagaaaagagacattaCTAACTGAAATGGGTGGGTCTTGCTTGGCTCCCAATTCAAGTGAACTGTAAAACAGTAACATTTATGAGAAGACTTTTTGGAAATTTGAATGCTGATGAGTTTATTATCAATTTCAGATATAAAATTggtgtttttattgctttttttaacatatatatattgaaatatttagggATGAAATGATATAATACCTAGGATTTGACTGAAAATAATCAGGAGAGGATAACTGAGTTGGTTAGAGAAAACAAGATTGGTTATGAGTTAAAACTTATGgaagctgaggagttcccctgtggtgcagtgggttcaggacccagagctgtcactgctgcgacttgggtcgctgctgtggtgtgggtttgatccctgctggccctcatgctgcaggtacagccaaaaggaaaaggaaaagattatgGAAGCTGCAGGATGGCTACTGGAGGTTCATTACAGCCGCCCTTTATTTCTGcatttgaacatttttccataataaaaagaaaaaacacagagcATTAGGATTCCCTGGGTGCAGGTTCCCTGAGTTTCACACCAGCTCCTGGGGTCTTTCCCGGGAGACACCAGCCGATACGCCTCTAAGCGAGCCTGCAGAGAGCTTACGGAGCCCCTGGAACAGGGCTGTGCCTGCTCTGGCAAGTTCGCGCCCCGGGAGCATGGAAACCAACCTACCGACCTCCAGAGCTAAAACAGAAGAAGGACAAGAGGATGAAGGAGGAATCCCAGGGACAGCGGAAATCAGCCTCCTTCGTGCCAGGGCCTGGGTGGTTTCTGCCAGTCAGACATCCTGGGTCCAAGGGCAGCCTCCACTacctgccagctgtgtgacctcgcaAGTTACCGATACTATGATTCAGTCTCCTCAATCATAGTATTCCTCAGATAACAGGATCAATCTCACACGGTTCTTGTGAGCATGGTGTGTTAATGCCTGGCAgagagtaaatgctcaataaatgttagctggtattattattattatcattgcttGAGCTTCCCAATAACCTGTGGCAGAGTGCACACAGGGGTGAAGAGCAGCGCTGAGGAAATGCAGAACGGATTTCTACCCCGCAAAGCCTCCGCCTGGGCGGGCTCACTCCACCACGCTGAGCACCGGCAGCAACCAGCAGAAAGGCTCCGACTGCCGAGGATGTGACTGCTATTTTTACCCCAGCCTTGGGGGGGCTGTGCTGAAGGGCGGGGAGCAGGGGGCTTCTCCACTCCGCAGGCCCACTGGGACCGCCCCTGGGGTGGGTGGACACAAGCAGCCCTGCGCGGGAAGTGGATTTCCCTGGACGGGGAGGGTGGCCCTCCCCAAAGGCCCGTCACCCACCTGTGCTGGACACGGTTTCCGAGGGCGGAAAGACGGCGGTGGAAGAGGATGGTGGGGAGCCGTGGACGAGCTGGCCGACTCCTTGCCTTCCAGCTCGGCCACGGGCAGCAGCAGGTTCTGGgccaggtgggtggggctggccggGATACCGTTCTCCAGCAGGAACTCGTCCAGGTCCATGTACTCCAGGTGGAAGGACTCGCCGTCGTAGGGGATGGTCTTGTCCCAGATGGGCGGCATGAGGGAGGCCGAGACGGCCATGGTGCTGGCTGCTGCGGCCTCGTCTTCCTCCAgcttctccttccccttttccttaTCTGCAGACACAAAAGCTGTGATGAGACACCTCTCAAGAGGGTAACTCAAGCCCAGGAGGCGAGCGGTAAGCCTCACAAGGCAGACCCACCCTCCGGAGTTCTGATCCATCCACGCACTTTAAGAGCTCATGCTACTCTCTGGTTACAACCTGGTGCTTGAACCAGGACCACTGGTCTCCTTTAGCAACGGCAGCACGTCCTCACCCTTGCCTGGGCTTCCCAGGCTGCGCACCCCGGCTCTGAGGGCTGCCGTGGCCCCAGGGTTAGTGCAGAATGGGCTGTGGGATCAGCATCTGCCGGAGAGAGGCTGCAGGGAGGAAACGAAGTTTCCAACCCTTCCTCTTATCTTAGGCAAGGGCTGATTCCTCAGACCAAGAGCGTGCGTGTTCTCCCGTTCATGTTGCTTCTCCACAGCAACCCAGCCTGGGGCTTGAACTCCAGGCAGGGCTCTGCCTCCCACGGCAGTGATGTGTGCCTTTAGCAATGTTCCTCAGCCTCTgccagcctcagtgtcctcaagGTAACTCAGGATACAGCTGGCTCTTGGGGAAGACTAGAGGTAACAGTTGACAGTGTCTTGTAGACCTccgggcacacagcaggcactcgtTGCTACTTTACTGTGCCTGATTCATTCCTCGATCCTGGGGACCAACACAGGAGCAGGCAGATGTGTATACTGAAGGCAGAaggctgggttttgttttgttttgtcttcctagggctgcaccctagggaggcatagggaggttcccatgctaggagttggattggagctgtagctgccggcctatgccacagccacgcaggatccgatccgtgtctgagacctacaccacagttcatggcaacaccagatccttaacccactgagcaaggccagggattaaaacttcgtcctcatggatgctagtctatGGATGctagattcacttccgctgagccacgacagggctCCCAAAAGCTGGGTTTGTAAATGGATTCCCTTCAGGTTTATTCAACAGAGAGGGCCTGGAGCTGTCTTTTCAGGACCTTTTTCAGACCAACCATTTCAAAAGACTTCTATCTCTGAATAAGCAGAGAAGACTTAAGGTAAGTTTTCTGGGAAGGAGAACAGGGAGCTGTAGAAGAAAGCCTGCTCCCAGTCAAAACAAAACTAATCAATCAGTGGGGACTGGATCCCACCTAATTGTCCCCGTCAAAAAGTTATGCACGtggaggagtccccattgtggctcagtggtaatgaactcgactaggatccatgagggcgtgggtttgatccctggccctgctctgtgagttaaggatccggcattgccatgagctgcagtgtaggttgtagacgcatctcagatccggcactgctgtggctgtggtgtaggccggcagctgcagctctgatttgacccctagcctgggaacttccataggctgttgGTGCAGTCCCCCTACccccaagaaaaagagaaaaaaagaagaagaaagttatGCCCGCAGATATCCAAGAAAgggcaaattaagaaaaaaacacaagagaaaaatgtGACAAGGTTAGAAGGAACTCAAAGTGACGGAGAAGCTAATCAGGGAAGTGGGAGAGAAAATCATGACAAGCTCATAATGGGTTTTCAAATTGAGGGAGACAACTTTGAACTCTGgattctgaaatgaaaaagagaaatcaaatagGATTATGTTGGAAATAAACCAGTCATGCATGGACTCCTACATCACATACAGCCAGGAAGCAGCCCATCGGTCCAATAAAAATGGACACACCCAGTGAATTAAGAAGGCAGAGGTTTTGACTAACAGAATTTGGTCATGGCTTTTAATACCAATTATCTTGAATTCCTGCAACTGCCTTCTGTACCAGGCTTTGGTTTAAAACCAAATGGGAAGTTAGAAAGCAAAGCTTTGGTGGGCTGGGAGGGCCAGATGGCCTCCCTATTCTTCCCTGAGATCTTGACTCTACATGCTGTTCAGCAAGGACTGTGATCCATGTTGGGCGGGTCATGGGGTTCAAAggaggtgtttgttttttgtttgttatttttttttaaggctgcacccgaggcatatagaagttcccaggctagggctcgaatcagagctgcagaaaaACAGCCAGACTGAAGGAAGAGTAACAGTACATTCCAGGTTTTGTCTGGCCTAAGCCATTAAggatagtgtttttatttttaattaattaattatttatttttatttttttaaggccacacccaaggcatatggagattcccaggctaggggtcaaatcagagctgcagccgctggcctacactacagctgaaACAACGCCACATACAGTCCgggtctgcgaccgacaccacagctcacggcaacacccagtccttaacccactgagcgagaaggacagtgctttaatttttttttttttttttttttggattgcacttgcagcatgtaaaagttcccgggccagagagcaaacctgcaccacagcagtgacaatgctggatcatcaacacactgtgccacaagagaatttccAAATCAGTGTTTTTATAAGATGAgtagttttttgtgtttgttttttgtttgttatttttttttaaggctgcacccgaggcatatagaagttcccaggctaggggtcgaatcagagctgcagctgctggcctacaccacggccacagcaatgccagatccgggcctcatctgtgacctacaccacagctcacagcaacgcccgatccttactccactgagcagggccagggatcaaacccgagtgattccagtcaggttcactaccactgagccacaacaagaactccccataAGATGGAGTTTTCATCGTAAAGGATGATAAAGGACTAGGCCCATCACTCGGGTCACAAGGACAGTGGCTGCCAGTGACAGAGTAAAGAGCACATAAGgcctagctatgtgaccttaagGAAATAGCctcacctctttgagcctcagcttTCCTCATCTGAGAAGTGGGGTAATACCCTATAAGATGGCTGTGGAAGACTAAATAAGACTATATCAAAGTGCTCTGTGAGTATTCTGCAAATGTGAGGTAGAATTATTGTTATAGATGGTTATTATTTGGTAATCTCAAACAAGAACCCCGACGGATGTGTACACCTGTCCTGGTAGCTTGTCTCAGCCTCAGATCCTGGAACAAAATtttgccttaaaaacaaacaaaagggtctGTGCATATGAGGTCTGAAGCAGGAGGAGAGAGCCTGGCCTCACCTGATGTGCTGAAGCTATATATAACCCAACAGTGACAGCCATAGGGATGGGAGCCTCAGAACACagccaggaaaggaagagaaatggcatgtttaaaaagacaattaattccCCAAGGCTGGTATTCACAGAAGGCCCATTCCTTCCCACATCCATGAACTACACCAATGGTTCTCGGAAATTCAAATCTTTGAGACTGAAAGCATCCCTCAGTGCATCTAAAACTCCACTATAGGTGGCACTCCTGCCACTCCCTGAACCTCATGTTCCCAGGCCAAAAAACAAGGCCAAACCTGCTTTCCAGGTAGGCCCCAGGGACCTCTGTGGCCTAGGAACCAAGACaaagcccagccctgccactgtGGCCCCAAAGGCTAGGGTCAGCCCCAAACAACCAGGTGAAGGGCCTCAGTAGCTTCAGTCTGACCCTCATCCCTCTACCTGACTCATGTCAATCCCCCCTCAGAAGGCCCTCCCATCCCTTCTCCTGAcactcctcccccacctcagcaGCAGCCCTGAAATTCATTTCCAGAAAACCTCCAGCGAGTACCTACCTAGTAACTGGGAATACTCACTGGAGGGGAAGAAGACAGGTCCTCATCCCCAGAGAGAAAGCCCATATATAAAGACAATTCGCTACTGTCTATCAGGGTATCTCAAACTTCAGTGGACTTTGGAATcacagaggtggggtggggtgttcctaaaaatgcagattcctgtcCCAGGAGCCGCAGATTCAGTGGGTGAAAGGTGAGGCCCAGGAATCGGCATTCTAAACAAGCATCCCAAGTGATCCTGATTCAGGCGTTCCAGAGAAGGCGCCCTCGAGCGTCATTTAAGTGGCTGCTGCGACCCCCATCAGCCTCCTCAGTAACCCCT
Above is a window of Sus scrofa isolate TJ Tabasco breed Duroc chromosome 5, Sscrofa11.1, whole genome shotgun sequence DNA encoding:
- the TEF gene encoding LOW QUALITY PROTEIN: thyrotroph embryonic factor (The sequence of the model RefSeq protein was modified relative to this genomic sequence to represent the inferred CDS: inserted 1 base in 1 codon), producing the protein MSDAGGGKKPPVEPQAGPGPGPGRAAGERGLPGSFPLVLKKLMENPPRGARLDKEKGKEKLEEDEAAAASTMAVSASLMPPIWDKTIPYDGESFHLEYMDLDEFLLENGIPASPTHLAQNLLLPVAELEGKESASSSTXSPPSSSTAVFPPSETVSSTESSLEKERETPSPIDPNCVEVDVNFNPDPADLVLSSVPGGELFNPRKHKFAEEDLKPQPMIKKAKKVFVPDEQKDEKYWTRRKKNNVAAKRSRDARRLKENQITIRAAFLEKENTALRTEVAELRKEVGKCKTIVSKYETKYGPL